tacttccatctctccagtttactctttagcatttgaagtctcctactatttttccatcttcttatcatattactGAAGCACCAAATCACCTCTCCTTGCATTACCTTGTGTTCTTCTGTTCTCCATGTATTGGTCTTTGGTGGCACATACGTGACTatgattctccttttttttttttttttttttttccatttcttctgtcttgattgttactcccattacttctgcCATGCCATTTCCACAGTGCACTTCCATAATGTATACATATATCATCataaccattattagcactcctccctgTTTTCCCTTTATGTCTCTTCTCTAGCTtttatatccctcttccttaaagctaacatggacctcctcctttactttatttctactatgcacattacatctggttGTCTCTCCTTCAAATAgtctctaacctccaacataCTTGACAACGACCCATCTGTTTGAatatgtcactcttaatttcttacctccctctccacttgtatttcttccattacttcctcttttttctgaaGATACCACTTACTCAGTATCATATCTAGAATCGTCCTGTAGAAATTCTTCTTGGTGTCCAACCTTTACtaattttttccttagtttcatttctctccttttctctcccttccaagttcttatctctttttatccatatatctttaaattcagtatcttcaggcaattttccttttcttgccttTATTGTCTCTACTGCCATTtgagatctcattctcactttcagtggtctctttccttattcaccTTCCCAATCTaaacacttcctccacttcctgctccaacCCCTTTGTGATGTCGTGAACAAACTTAATAGTAACATCTTTtgccaactattttttttttttttttttttttttgtatgggataataaaatgtttcaaatctctctctctctctctctctctctctctctctctctctctctctctctctctctctctctctctctctctctctctctctctctctctctctctctaacttgttctctaacttttttttttttttttttattattattaggatacatttcctcttatccactgtgTCCCtcaccaaatcctcctcctccttaattacTTGAATTAATGTCTTTTGCCTTCTCTTGTATCTGCTTTTTTACTACCTCACAGaatttaacttttcttcttcttgttcctttttccgGACATTTCTTAATTCCTCCAACTTGATCTCACCCACTCTACTTGTCCCATCCTGAACTTTTCCCTGTAGACACTTTAATGTCTCTTCATATTCACCACATGTAGCCATTAATATACCATTTTGTCTCTTtaactcttccatctcctctttcatcacctggttcacttctcttactttctcacattcttctgttctctcctttagGTCAATGCTTTCTTTAGTtaacttgtcttgtttttccagaATATTTGAGATCAGTTCCTTCATgcatctcatctccctctccatgTTCACCAATCTTCTTACATTACCAtcgtatttacctaatttacctaattgtgtgtgtgtgcgagtgagagagtgtgttgcATTGTCTTTCATGACAACTGGCTTGATCCAGATCGACACCTCGCTCCCGGCTGAAGGATGTGGGAGTGGGTTGGTTGGTggctgtttgtatgtgtgtgtaatattattTTGGTTTAGAGGGATTTTTAAGTTTTACTTGTTCAGAATGTGGTTTTGAAATAACACAAGATAATAAacctagtaatttttttttcatattacacaTTATTTAGAATAACAGATATTGAGAAAATTAAGTTGCATGGCTAGTTTAGTTCCATGATGTGGCCACAAGATGTCACCAGGGATGTGTTCCATGGTAGGCTAACTTCTCCCTTTCACCATCCCGCTGTCTGGGACTTAGTTACCCTGAAGTCTGTGTGGCAAGAGTCACCAGCCAATACCGTGCAGCACCATCCAAAATGGCTGCCCTGAGAAAACTGACAGATGTCGCCGGTGCATCACAGAGGAGCTCTTTTTATGATCCTATTATAGATACTGTAGACATTATTCATAGATGATATAAAGCTTTAAGgacgtgagaggagagaggaaaagagaggtcaCAGAGTTCTCTCAGATTCAAGGATTACTAAAGATGAATGGAATTGATTGACAATCAAATTTTACCTTGTGACTGGAGCTCACGTAAACATCATCAAACCCTGTTGTTCTACCCTCTCCCTAGTACGGtggattttctttgtttatggaCAGTTACGTGACAGTTATGTATTGCACCCTGGAACACAGCCCAGGTGGTTCCCATGTGTACTGTCAACACACTGTCCCTTCGTGTGATGCTTCAAGCTCATTGTTAGTGTGGAACACTAGAAAAAGAATTATATCCAGGATGATTGCTGGTATAGCAAGTCTTGAGAGTTGAGCTTCTGGGAGATGTTCATTTGGGCTGCCATATTTGTCATCGCAACTGATTGCAGCACAGAGGTGCTTAACCTCCAAGACAATTAGTGATGCATGATAAATGTTGTCAGGGAGATCAGTGTAAGTTGTCTTGCTGTCTGTCAGTTAGACACCGTTATTATAGCAATGATGatcttttgtttattccagCTGAGAGGCTCACAAGCATTTTATATAAGATGTGTGCTGCAGGGAGCATGGGATGAGTGCCGAGTTGGTCTCTCAAATGTAGTCCTGGGCTCCAGGAGCAAATTAATCTATTTTATATTGATTACTGCAAGGTAAATGGATTTGggtcataaatatatatacagtaatacctcgagatacgaTCACCCCaacttacaattttttttatatacgacaaaaaatttcatataatttatgcCTTGAAATACCACTAGGAGGatgtagtagacacctactgaaacaataacttactcccagtgagatctaatagcactagttatggaggtgctgtgaaccttccattaaagctagttgtgatctcattgaatgtttccctttgtgtctcaaaactcaagggggtagtcacagcctaccctctaaagacagctctccttcttcacacaaaactacatgcacttaccacacatacacccttcactccatatcaaaatttaaaagaaaaatgggacccgaaataaacaacgcctcggagtcccctctgggagggaccaaaatgtccccaggtcggacacctctcctgttgaagaccacaaatgccttgacacctccctcaactttttctacattaacttctgcaacattcgcggtcttagatctaattttcaatctgtggaacaccacctctcctctactaaacctcatcttcttttcctcaccgaaacacagctgtctgaggcaactgacagtagcccttctctgttccctcctactttctctattctcattttcattccaaagctggatgttgcgtctatgtacgcaacgacttaacttgctctcgtgcccacgctcttgagtcttccgaattttccaccatctggctacgacttaacagtcactctcaaactaaattcatctgtgctgtttatctctccctaactcttctgactatagtaatttcttcgactacttaacttctaaagtggagcacattctgtccctctaccctttcgctgagatttccattcttggagatttcaatgttcaccaccagctttggctttcctctcccttcactgaccaccctggtgaactagccttcaactttgctatcctccatgacctagagcaactggtgcaacaccctactcgtattcctgaccgtcttggagacacgcccaacattcttgatctcttcctcacctctaacccttctgcttatgctgtcaccctttcatctccgttgggctcctccgatcacaatctcatttctgtatcttgtcctatttttccaatccctccgcaggatccccaaagcgaaggtgcctctggcgttttgcctctgccagttgggggacctgaggaggtattatgctgattttcctggaatgattattgcttccgtgtcagagacccatctctttgtgctgaacgcataacagaggtgttagtatctggcatggaggcgtacattcctcattcttttctcaacctaaaccttctaaaccttggtttaactcagcctgttctcgtgctatacatgatagagaggttgcccacaaaaggtacttgagccttccatctcctgaatctcatgcactttatatctctgcccggaatcatgccaagtctgttcttcaacttgccaaacactctttcataaataggaaatgtcaaaatctttcaaactcaaactctcctcgtgacttctggcatctagccaaaacatctcaaataacttcacttcttcatctttcctcctttatttcatcctgatggcaccactgccatctcttctgtctctaaagctgaactcttttctcaaacctttgctcacaactccaccttggacgattctgggcttgtcctcctctcctcctccctctgactatttcatgtctacaatcaaaattcttcgtaatgatgttttccatgcccttgctggcctaaaccctcggaaggcttatggacctgatggggtccctcctattgttctcaaaaactgtgcttctgtgcttgcaccttgcctggccaaactcttccaactttgtctatcgacttctacctttccttcctgctggaagttcgcctacattcagcctgttcctaaaagggtgaccgttctaacccctcaaactaccgtcctatagctttaatctcttgcttgtctaaagtttttgaatctatcctgaataggaagattctcaaacatctgtcacttcacaatcttctgtctgatcgccagtatggcttccgtcaaggtcgctctactggtgatcttctggctttccttactgagtcttggtcatcctcttttagagatttcggtgaaacttttgctgttgcgttagacatatcaaaagcttttgatagagtctggcataaagctttgatttcaaaactgccctcctacggcttctatccttctctctgcaactttatctcaagtttcctttccgaccgctctattgctgctgtggtagacggctactgttcttctcctaaacctattaatagtggtgttcctcagggttctgtcctgtcacccactctctttctattattcattaatgaccttcttaaccaaacttcttgccctatccactcctacgctgatgataccaccctacatctttccacgttctttcagagacgtccaacccttcaggaaatcaacagatcacgcggggacgccacggaacgcctgacttccgatctttctaagatttccgattggggcagagaaaatctagtagttttcaatgcctcataaactcaattcctccttctatcaactcgacacaaccttccagacaactatcccctcttcttcaatgacactcaactgtctccctcttccacaatgaatatcctcggtctgtcctttgctcataatcttaactggaaacttcacatctcatctcttgctaaaacagcttctatgaaattaggtgttctgaggcgtctccgacagtttttctcgcccctccaactgcttactctgtataagggccttatggagtactcttagcatgtttgggggggttccagtcacacagctttgcttgatagggtggaatcgaaagctcttcgtctcatcaactcccctcctctgactaactgtcttcagtctctttctcaccgccgaaatgttgcatccctttctatattttatcgctattttcatggtaactgttctactgatcttgctaactgcatgcctcccctcctcctgcggccacgctgcacaaggctttcttcttcctctcatccctattctgtccaactctctaatgcaagagttaaccagtacgctcaatcattcatccctttcactggtaaactctggaactccctccctgcatctgtatttccgaattcctacaacttgtcttcttttaagagggaggtatcgaggcatttgctcccctaattctagctgacggttttggcactttttgaactctttggagagccagcgctcaagtgggcctttttctaactttttttcccttggctggccctcttccctacgtaaaaaaaaaaaaaatatatatttttaagatacgaatagccattgGTAAGTGGCACAGCGATCACTCGGCTACCCGCATCCACCTGAACATTCAGCTcacgttgtgtatcgttgttcatcctttgtgcatgtatgtgcctgtgctcctcagcagtgtgtattataagttttgtgaactcatgggtcccaaaagtaaaagtttggtgagaaacacacaaaatagcctgtattcacatactgattacacttagaaattcaataaacaagtgagtacaaatggtgttctgcccacaagcaactcttcatctttgcaatgcaaaaaaccagaagtctctagatgtcatggttaccaaaatatcacaggttgaatgaggtggtatgatcggtttacgtggccttCTGTCCGATTGGGTTcagtggccttggctagagtgagagaaaacgggccccttttattttctctctctctctctctctctctctctctctctctctctctctctctctctctctctctctctctctctctctctctctctctctctctctctctctctctctctctctctctctctctctctctctactagcaGTCGTAGTGATCGGACGTGTTTTTCCGCGCTCTGTCAGTGCTCCCTGTATACAAGTGTTCTGGATCCACTGAGTGACTTTTCAAGTATTTCAAGATGGACAGTGGAATGTTGAAAATTCTACTTGAAACCCATGAAAATGCTTACAAGAACACACTTGAAATATTTacgaagaaaatggatgagaagTTTGGATCACTCACAAAAAGCGTGAATGATCTGTCAAGAAGCCTGGAATTCACCCAAAGCAAGGTCGACAAGCTGAGACACCAAGTGAAACAGCTTGAACGAGCAGAAAGGGAGTAtcaagaaagaataaggaactTATCTGAAGAATTGCAAGATAAAAACGATCGCTTGGACGAATTGGAAGAAAGGTGCAACTACCAAGAAGACTACAGTCGCAGAAACAACTTGCAAGTTATTGGAATTGAAGAACGTGAAGGCGAAACATGTGAACAAACTGCAGTAAGTCTCCAAACTACTTGAAGAGAAATTACAGCTGCCGAACTTGGAACTGGAAAGAGCTCACGGGGTTGGTCACCGAACGGACCATCATCATCGACCCATCATAGCTCAATTCACAAGGTTTTGCGATCGGGAGGCAGTCCTGAGAAATGCTGTGAAGCTCCGAGGGACAAAGATATTCCTTAATGAAGATCTATGTGCAGCTTCACAAAACATCAAAAAGCAAAAAATGCCCTTGCTGAAACAAGCTCAAAGCGAGGGAAAAATAGCATACTTCCGACACATCAAGctaatcattaaggaaaggcaAGGTACAAGGACATTGAGTGGATCCAGTGCTGCTAGTCAACTAGCCATCTCCGTAGCTTCGGTTGGTGCGGGGAGGATGAATGGAGCTTCTGCTTTTGCTGGTGGTGAATCACTCCGCTCCGATGCTTCACTCGGCGCTGGGCAGGTGGAAGGAGCTGTTGCTGTTAGTGAACCACTCCGCTCCGATGCCTCAGTTG
The window above is part of the Portunus trituberculatus isolate SZX2019 chromosome 14, ASM1759143v1, whole genome shotgun sequence genome. Proteins encoded here:
- the LOC123503367 gene encoding uncharacterized protein LOC123503367 isoform X2, with the translated sequence MPLLKQAQSEGKIAYFRHIKLIIKERQGTRTLSGSSAASQLAISVASVGAGRMNGASAFAGGESLRSDASLGAGQVEGAVAVSEPLRSDASVGASRMDGDEGASADEPLHFSTLRGVKRVDSEAVVGGPHNIEVSPSTTTSAGPSTCAVDTDGEDNNVSVCTTDEHNIPKGEVVLEVLAGRYWS